Below is a genomic region from Candidatus Saccharimonadales bacterium.
AACGGTGGGTCAAGAAGTACAGCCGTTCGGGTTATCGGTCCGAAAAGGTGGTCATCCAAACAGTGGCGGACCAGTTGGAAGTCAAAGCGATGAAGGCTCGAATCGCTGAGTTAGAGCGAGCCTTGGCGGACGCGGTCATCGATAACCGGATGCTGACGACGACATTGGAAGTAGCCAGCGAACGGTTGGAAATGGACCTTAAAAAAAATTTCGGCAGGAGGTTATCGTGAGCGCCACCGCGAGCGGGCAGGTCAGCAAACAGGTCGCCTGCGGATGGTTCGGCATCAGCCGTCAAGCCTACTACCAGGCTCAGAAGCGACAGTTGCAGCAAGAGGTCGAAGACGAG
It encodes:
- a CDS encoding transposase, giving the protein MTTRTEETMKKEPVKRYSQSFKQQVIREYEAGASITSLRQKYGIGSHRTVERWVKKYSRSGYRSEKVVIQTVADQLEVKAMKARIAELERALADAVIDNRMLTTTLEVASERLEMDLKKNFGRRLS